In a genomic window of [Empedobacter] haloabium:
- a CDS encoding glycoside hydrolase family 88 protein, whose translation MNQSQNKQSNKTQITLAATLLATLLACLPPQARAQAAPPPQEKGPAPKDAMLHALAVQYPNPYRAMEAAEVKAVLDRVLAYLDASTPAELVSKSSGAPIARLDRADPDAVLKPGDFRLTSYEWGVTYAGMLAAGAATGDRRYTDYTVRRHQLLSDLTRLYHPAVKADAANAQAPIKSFLNPHALDDAGALCMSFLKAQQAGIRVDYGQMIDICATFVTRKEYRLKDGTLARGGPDGKGGVKMRPLPDTLWLDDMFMGVPTIALMGKETGNTKYYDDAVRQVLQFSQRMFNPKLGIYMHGYVEGMQDHPELHWARANGWAIMAMVEVLEVLPKTHKGYQAVVNQLRAHARGLASFQDKDGLWHQLIDRPDSYLETSASAIYTYAIARAVNRGYLDKEMYGPMANLAWNAVAAKVNAKGEVEGTCVGTGMAFDPAFYYYRPVSVRAAHGYGPVLLAGAEVIEMNRTYRFGVNDSGFMYQGPR comes from the coding sequence ATGAATCAATCGCAGAACAAGCAGTCGAACAAGACGCAGATCACCCTGGCCGCCACCTTGCTTGCAACGCTGCTGGCCTGCCTGCCGCCGCAGGCGCGGGCGCAGGCAGCCCCGCCGCCACAGGAAAAAGGCCCGGCCCCGAAGGACGCCATGCTGCATGCGCTGGCCGTCCAGTATCCCAATCCCTACCGCGCGATGGAGGCCGCCGAGGTCAAGGCGGTGCTCGATCGCGTGCTGGCCTATCTGGATGCCAGCACGCCGGCGGAACTCGTCAGCAAGAGCAGCGGCGCGCCGATCGCGCGGCTGGACCGGGCCGATCCGGACGCGGTGCTGAAACCGGGCGACTTTCGCCTGACCAGCTACGAGTGGGGCGTCACATATGCTGGCATGCTGGCCGCCGGCGCCGCCACCGGCGACCGGCGCTACACCGACTACACCGTTCGTCGCCACCAGCTGCTGTCCGACCTGACGCGCCTCTACCATCCCGCCGTAAAGGCCGATGCGGCCAACGCGCAAGCGCCGATCAAGAGCTTCTTGAACCCGCACGCGCTGGACGACGCGGGCGCCCTGTGCATGAGCTTCCTGAAAGCGCAGCAGGCCGGCATACGGGTCGACTACGGCCAGATGATCGATATCTGCGCCACCTTCGTCACGCGCAAGGAATACCGCCTGAAGGACGGCACCCTGGCACGCGGTGGGCCGGATGGCAAGGGCGGCGTCAAGATGCGGCCCTTGCCCGATACGCTCTGGCTGGACGATATGTTCATGGGCGTGCCCACCATCGCGCTGATGGGCAAGGAAACGGGCAACACGAAATACTACGACGACGCCGTGCGCCAGGTGCTGCAGTTCTCGCAGCGCATGTTCAATCCCAAGCTGGGCATCTACATGCACGGCTACGTCGAGGGCATGCAGGACCATCCGGAACTGCACTGGGCGCGCGCCAACGGCTGGGCCATCATGGCAATGGTCGAGGTGCTGGAAGTGCTGCCGAAGACGCACAAGGGCTACCAGGCCGTCGTCAACCAGTTGCGCGCCCACGCGCGCGGCCTGGCCAGCTTCCAGGACAAGGATGGCCTGTGGCACCAGCTGATCGACCGGCCCGACTCCTACCTGGAGACGTCGGCCAGCGCGATCTACACCTACGCCATCGCACGCGCCGTCAACCGCGGCTACCTGGACAAGGAGATGTATGGCCCGATGGCCAACCTGGCCTGGAACGCGGTAGCCGCCAAGGTCAACGCCAAGGGTGAAGTCGAAGGTACCTGCGTCGGCACCGGCATGGCGTTCGACCCGGCGTTCTATTATTACCGGCCCGTCAGCGTGCGCGCCGCGCACGGTTACGGTCCCGTGCTGCTGGCCGGCGCCGAGGTCATCGAGATGAACCGCACATACCGCTTTGGCGTCAACGACAGCGGCTTCATGTACCAGGGGCCGCGCTGA
- a CDS encoding alpha/beta hydrolase, whose translation MKMTAKALAATLLMTATTCSALAQTVLPLWPEGVPGARTIGPERVDGGYVANVGEPTLLRVGPAVDRPNGSAVIVAPGGGYVRLAYEREGIQYANWLGTLGVTTFVLKYRMQEYGHPAPLQDVLRAVRLLRSRAAEFRIDPDRIGVMGSSAGGHLAASAGTLFDHPLGRTGNALDQVSARPDFLMLLYPVITLDGAAAHAGSRKALLGANPAPELVRLMSLQHQVTPRTPPTLLIHTQADEAVPVENSILFYQALTRARVPAEMYLFEQGGHGMGMRDGLANASGWPRRAEEWLRSRGLLTPSGVVQAK comes from the coding sequence ATGAAGATGACCGCCAAGGCCCTTGCCGCCACCCTGCTGATGACCGCCACCACCTGCTCCGCCCTCGCGCAAACCGTCCTGCCCTTGTGGCCCGAAGGCGTGCCGGGCGCACGCACCATTGGCCCCGAACGGGTCGACGGCGGTTACGTCGCCAACGTGGGCGAGCCGACGCTGCTGCGTGTCGGGCCCGCAGTGGACCGTCCCAACGGCAGCGCCGTCATCGTCGCGCCGGGCGGCGGTTATGTACGCCTGGCCTACGAACGCGAAGGCATCCAGTATGCCAACTGGCTCGGCACCCTGGGCGTGACCACCTTCGTGCTGAAGTACCGCATGCAGGAGTATGGCCACCCCGCGCCGCTGCAGGACGTGCTGCGCGCGGTACGGCTGCTGCGTTCGCGCGCCGCCGAATTCCGCATCGACCCGGACCGCATCGGCGTGATGGGCAGCTCGGCCGGCGGCCACCTGGCCGCCAGCGCCGGCACGCTGTTCGACCATCCGCTTGGCCGCACCGGCAACGCGCTGGACCAGGTCAGCGCCCGGCCGGACTTCCTGATGCTGCTGTACCCGGTCATCACGCTGGACGGCGCGGCGGCGCACGCCGGTTCGCGCAAGGCGCTGCTGGGCGCCAACCCGGCGCCGGAACTGGTGCGGCTGATGTCGCTGCAGCACCAGGTGACGCCGCGCACGCCGCCCACCCTGCTGATCCATACCCAGGCCGACGAAGCGGTGCCGGTCGAGAACAGCATCCTGTTCTACCAGGCGCTGACGCGTGCGCGCGTGCCGGCCGAAATGTACTTGTTCGAGCAGGGCGGCCACGGCATGGGCATGCGCGACGGCCTGGCCAACGCGTCCGGCTGGCCGCGCCGCGCCGAGGAATGGCTGCGCAGCCGCGGCCTGCTGACGCCATCCGGCGTGGTTCAAGCGAAATAG
- a CDS encoding rhamnogalacturonan acetylesterase, which translates to MTVTIFSASRSAVTFAALCAAAGGGAAAPRDTWRFDFTDAPSAASIAVRPGMAYSSTRGFGFEPSPAPGSQPFFFSADVPEGNHAVTVTFGPVREPASATVKAELRRLMLERVPVPAGATVTRTFIVNTRTPRIAGGGSVDLKAPRETVQEAWNWDTRLTLEVHGPVRTIEVRPARVPTVYLLGDSTVCDQPQEPYASWGQMLPRFFQPSIAVANHGESGETYRDALARRRLDKIVGLLRPGDTVLLQFGHNDQKQLKQGSGSPATYRAELRVHVEAIRARGGVPVVLSPMERRAFDADGKVVGSLADYAAAAAQAARELGVPFIDLNAASKPLYEALGPEGSKAAFAQPAPGKVDNTHHNNYGAYQLAKAVVAGMRAAGVPAAAHVIDGFTFDPARPDPLDAFAVPASPNFTNERPLGDETHP; encoded by the coding sequence GTGACAGTCACCATTTTTTCCGCCTCGCGCAGTGCCGTGACGTTCGCGGCCCTGTGCGCAGCCGCAGGCGGCGGCGCGGCCGCGCCGCGCGATACCTGGCGCTTCGACTTTACCGATGCCCCATCCGCCGCCAGCATCGCGGTGCGGCCGGGCATGGCTTACAGCAGCACCCGCGGTTTCGGTTTCGAGCCATCCCCCGCACCGGGCTCGCAACCTTTTTTCTTCTCCGCCGACGTCCCGGAAGGCAACCACGCCGTCACCGTCACGTTCGGCCCGGTGCGCGAGCCCGCCAGCGCCACCGTCAAGGCGGAGTTGCGCCGGCTGATGCTGGAACGCGTGCCCGTGCCCGCCGGCGCCACCGTCACGCGCACGTTCATTGTCAACACCCGCACGCCGCGGATCGCCGGTGGCGGCAGCGTGGATCTGAAGGCGCCGCGCGAGACGGTGCAGGAAGCCTGGAACTGGGACACCCGCCTGACGCTGGAAGTACACGGTCCCGTGCGGACCATCGAAGTCAGGCCTGCGCGTGTGCCGACCGTCTACCTGCTGGGCGATTCCACCGTCTGCGACCAGCCGCAAGAGCCATACGCCAGCTGGGGGCAGATGCTGCCGCGCTTCTTCCAGCCCAGCATCGCGGTGGCCAACCATGGCGAGTCGGGCGAGACCTACCGCGACGCGCTGGCGCGGCGCCGGCTCGACAAGATCGTCGGCCTGCTGCGCCCCGGCGACACGGTACTGCTGCAGTTCGGCCACAACGACCAGAAGCAGCTCAAACAGGGCAGCGGCAGCCCTGCCACCTACAGGGCGGAATTGCGCGTCCACGTCGAGGCCATCCGCGCGCGCGGCGGCGTGCCCGTCGTGCTGTCGCCGATGGAGCGGCGTGCCTTCGATGCGGACGGCAAGGTGGTTGGCTCGCTGGCCGACTATGCCGCCGCGGCCGCGCAAGCCGCGCGTGAGCTGGGCGTGCCGTTCATCGACCTGAACGCGGCCAGCAAGCCGTTGTACGAGGCGCTGGGACCGGAGGGCTCGAAGGCCGCGTTCGCGCAGCCGGCGCCGGGCAAGGTGGACAACACGCACCACAACAACTACGGCGCCTACCAGCTGGCCAAGGCCGTCGTCGCCGGCATGCGTGCCGCCGGCGTGCCGGCCGCCGCCCACGTGATCGACGGCTTCACGTTCGATCCGGCCCGGCCCGATCCGCTGGACGCGTTTGCCGTACCGGCCAGTCCCAACTTCACCAACGAACGGCCGCTGGGCGACGAAACGCATCCTTGA
- a CDS encoding rhamnogalacturonan acetylesterase produces the protein MNRYLRALAGAVLLLLFCGAYGQTLPAAVNTDPARAVVTLPEPANPALPSLILIGDSTVRNGKDDGQDLGPAGQWGWGRPIADYFDPARINVVNRAVGGLSSRTYLTSGHWQRTLAFVKRGDVVIMQFGHNDASPVNDDRRARGTLRGTGEESDTIDNLLTGQRETVHTYGWYLRRFIADIRARGATAIVCSPVPFKRWDADGRTRRARADYGGWAAQVARQELAGFIDLNEAAAARYDALGRDAVLRLFPQVTPDETVHTNLAGARLNAEVVVAGIRALGVPLLVGALNDKGRAIVPLDDARPVVTGPPGPPRPANDLPALFLVGDSTVKSGGKDGMVGWGERIAPYFDPTRVNVVNHAIGGRSSRTFYTEGRWARVLEQLRPGDAVLIQFGHNDGGRIGDPAMKGRASGAGTGPETVMERKADGSVEAVHTFGWYMARYVADARAKGVTVVLLSPVPHRDRWQEGRDFAEFAAWDEEVARQGGALFADLTIVVTEGYRALGAAVVDGFFADARTHTNDAGAAFNARQVVLALQGLPGRPFERWLKAGM, from the coding sequence ATGAACCGATACCTGCGGGCGCTGGCCGGCGCCGTCCTTCTCCTCCTGTTCTGCGGCGCGTACGGCCAGACGCTGCCCGCCGCCGTCAACACCGATCCGGCTCGCGCGGTCGTCACGCTGCCGGAGCCCGCCAACCCGGCGCTGCCTTCCTTGATATTGATCGGCGACTCCACCGTCCGCAACGGCAAGGACGATGGCCAGGACCTGGGACCGGCCGGGCAATGGGGCTGGGGCCGGCCCATCGCGGACTACTTCGATCCGGCCCGCATCAACGTCGTCAACCGTGCCGTCGGCGGCCTGTCCAGCCGTACCTACCTGACCAGCGGTCACTGGCAGCGCACGCTGGCGTTCGTCAAGCGGGGCGACGTGGTCATCATGCAGTTCGGCCACAACGACGCCAGTCCCGTCAACGACGATCGCCGCGCGCGCGGTACCTTGCGCGGCACCGGAGAGGAAAGCGACACCATCGACAACCTGCTGACGGGGCAGCGCGAGACGGTGCATACCTACGGCTGGTACCTGCGGCGCTTCATCGCCGACATTCGCGCCCGCGGCGCCACGGCCATCGTCTGCTCGCCCGTGCCGTTCAAGCGCTGGGATGCCGACGGCCGCACCCGGCGCGCGCGCGCCGACTATGGCGGCTGGGCGGCGCAGGTGGCGCGCCAGGAACTGGCGGGCTTCATCGACCTGAACGAAGCCGCCGCGGCGCGGTACGACGCGCTCGGTCGCGACGCCGTACTGCGGCTGTTCCCGCAAGTGACGCCGGACGAGACGGTGCACACGAACCTGGCGGGCGCCCGGCTCAACGCCGAGGTCGTGGTGGCCGGCATCCGTGCGCTTGGCGTGCCCTTACTGGTGGGTGCGTTGAACGACAAGGGCCGGGCCATCGTGCCCCTCGACGATGCGCGGCCCGTCGTTACCGGGCCACCGGGTCCGCCGCGGCCGGCCAACGACCTGCCGGCGTTGTTCCTGGTCGGCGATTCGACGGTGAAAAGCGGCGGCAAGGATGGCATGGTGGGCTGGGGCGAGCGGATCGCGCCGTACTTCGACCCGACCAGGGTGAACGTCGTCAACCACGCCATCGGCGGGCGCAGCAGCCGCACGTTCTACACGGAAGGGCGTTGGGCGCGCGTGCTGGAGCAATTGCGGCCGGGCGATGCGGTGCTGATCCAGTTCGGCCACAACGACGGTGGCCGCATCGGCGATCCCGCCATGAAGGGCCGCGCCTCCGGTGCCGGCACGGGACCGGAGACGGTCATGGAGCGCAAGGCCGACGGCAGCGTGGAGGCGGTGCACACCTTCGGCTGGTACATGGCGCGCTACGTGGCCGACGCGCGCGCAAAAGGCGTGACGGTCGTGCTGCTGTCGCCGGTGCCGCATCGCGACCGCTGGCAGGAAGGCCGCGACTTCGCGGAGTTTGCCGCCTGGGACGAGGAGGTGGCGCGTCAGGGCGGGGCGCTGTTTGCCGACCTGACGATAGTGGTGACGGAGGGCTATCGGGCGCTTGGCGCGGCGGTGGTGGATGGGTTCTTTGCCGACGCGCGCACGCATACCAACGATGCCGGGGCGGCGTTCAATGCGCGCCAGGTAGTGCTGGCGCTGCAGGGATTGCCTGGCAGGCCTTTCGAACGCTGGTTGAAGGCGGGCATGTAG